The following coding sequences lie in one Cloeon dipterum chromosome 1, ieCloDipt1.1, whole genome shotgun sequence genomic window:
- the pasilla gene encoding RNA-binding protein Pasilla isoform X3, whose amino-acid sequence MIVLFSVTRCLTSQVSSLRLGTEGTFHFKVLVPSIAAGAIIGKGGETIAHLQKDAGARVKMSKANDFYPGTSERVCLISGSIDAIMAVLIFIMEKIKEKPDPNAKPAIDFDNKTAAEREKQVKILVPNSTAGMVIGKGGNFIKQIKEESGSYVQISQKAKDQSLQERCITVIGDIESNKVACSLILQKVVEDPQSGSCLNVSYADVTGPVANFNPTGSPYANVATSGQPTMHNSATFSSTCSLNSAITSVNAMSGIVSHTGSNPLNGGPSLNLSLNLNAPAAASNPSLTAQLLEHIKVTLRTSGYSDQATMEITSAMSTLATYGILGMGLGLAGPSGLAAAAPQATAFLPPGVTPMEAAPSQQANGVGNNGVFGPIGTIGAGLGKMSPTQQRADNFGQLAAAAAAAEGQTFDPFRHQPSPTSMGSPINATLSLNNNSFGLGTQQAINAMCKSPTPGELKDMKKVDLEVGENIVGAILGPGGRSLVEIQHLSGANIQISKKGTFAPGTRNRIVSISGIPNAIATAQYLIEQRINEEETKRARNNVLGVLQ is encoded by the exons AtgatcgttttattttctgtaaCGCGTTGCCTAACATCCCAAGTTTCTTCACTCCGATTGG GTACTGAAGGCACATTCCATTTTAAAGTGCTGGTTCCTAGTATAGCAGCGGGTGCCATCATAGGCAAGGGGGGCGAAACGATAGCTCATCTGCAGAAAGATGCGGGAGCCAGAGTCAAAATGTCTAAAGCCAATGACTTTTACCCTG GAACGTCTGAACGTGTGTGCCTAATTTCTGGTAGTATTGACGCCATAATGGCTgtgcttatttttattatggagaaaataaaagaaaaaccaGACCCAAATGCGAAGCCAGCAATTGATTTTGACAATAAAACGGCAGCGGAAAGGGAGAAGCAGGTCAAGATCTTGGTGCCCAACAGCACTGCAGGAATGGTGATCGGCAAGGGCGGCAACTTTATCAAGCAAATCAAAGAGGAGAGTGGATCTTACGTGCAGATCTCGCAGAAGGCAAAGGACCAGTCCCTGCAGGAGCGTTGCATTACTGTGATAG gaGATATAGAGAGCAACAAGGTAGCTTGTTCTTTAATTCTGCAAAAAGTTGTGGAGGACCCGCAGAGTGGGAGCTGTCTCAACGTGAGCTACGCCGATGTCACTGGGCCAGTAGCAAACTTCAACCCGACTGGTTCTCCGTACGCCAACGTTGCGACCTCTGGTCAACCAACTATGCACAACAGTGCCACTTTCAGCTCAACCTGTAGTCTCAATTCTGCTATAACCTCAG TCAATGCAATGAGTGGCATAGTCAGTCACACTGGATCGAATCCGCTCAACGGAGGCCCCAGTCTCAACCTCAGCCTTAACCTGAACGCGCCCGCCGCGGCCAGCAACCCCTCCCTCACTGCCCAGCTGCTGGAACACATCAAGGTTACCCTGCGCACCAGCGGCTACTCGGACCAGGCCACGATGGAAATCACCTCGGCCATGAGCACACTGGCCACGTACGGCATCCTGGGCATGGGACTGGGACTGGCTGGCCCCTCGGGGCTGGCGGCCGCCGCGCCCCAGGCCACCGCCTTCCTTCCGCCAGGCGTGACCCCCATGGAGGCAGCTCCGTCGCAGCAGGCCAATGGCGTCGGCAACAACGGCGTCTTTGGACCCATCGGCACGATTGGCGCCGGGCTCGGCAAGATGTCGCCAACGCAGCAGCGCGCAGACAACTTTGGCCAGCTGGCAgcagcggccgcggccgccgaaGGCCAGACGTTCGACCCCTTCCGCCACCAGCCGAGCCCGACAAGCATGGGCTCGCCCATCAACGCCACTCTATCGctcaataataattcatttggcCTGGGCACTCAGCAGGCGATCAACGCCATGTGCAAGAGTCCCACGCCAGGTGAGCTCAAGGATATGAAAAAGGTAGACTTGGAAGTAGGTGAGAATATTGTAGGTGCTATTTTGGGGCCCGGAGGCAGGTCTCTAGTGGAGATTCAACATCTTAGTGGTGCtaacattcaaatttccaaGAAGGGCACCTTCGCGCCAGGCACGAGAAACCGCATAGTGTCGATATCGGGCATCCCAAACGCAATCGCCACGGCTCAGTATCTTATAGAGCAACGAATCAATGAGGAAGAAACCAAGCGAGCCCGCAACAATGTACTCGGCGTGCTACAATAA
- the LOC135947751 gene encoding glutamate-gated chloride channel-like has translation MQKSTVCFKSRTGVCKTEAKISGGQQQQHRLFVSAARNFLGGRAFLNCPGKMGKPPRVIAHLALLLLFCVSASIADPADIKTRLQDLGVNQHVDIPPEGTKNPDVKLFDEPANISGKPVIVTVHLQILDINQIDDDSQDFSVTMYLRQQWKDPRLAFKDPKTSSLVLTDPSKIWVPDLMFLNEKEGRIHDITSNNAFIRIQKDGEVLYSTRLTVALSCPMDHSEFPMDEQICKISMESYAHRKDELVFIWNDDLEPVVINEKLTLDPFELQAYGYDYCTSNTTSGEFSCIVVELSFGRSALEQYLVLAYLPVAAMVIVAYLTLWVPERRGPRLICALSAFGVTALTAAVITTLDPDTNDSTALDCWAKWSVLFAFIPILAILVTGCGQMDIDDDAAKVVGTLNFPANSLFESAFVVFLPILFIIFNLVYWFYYYSNEGLDGLGAEKKFEF, from the exons atgcaaaaaagcaCTGTGTGCTTTAAGAGTAGGACAGGAGTATGTAAAACG GAAGCAAAAATCTCAGGgggtcagcagcagcagcatcgcCTCTTCGTTTCGGCTGCGCGAAATTTCCTCGGCGGCCGAGCTTTCCTCAACTGCCCCGGCAAAATGGGCAAGCCGCCGCGTGTTATTGCCCATTTGGCTCTGCTCCTGCTTTTCTGCGTCAG TGCCTCAATCGCCGACCCTGCTGACATCAAAACCCGCCTGCAAGACCTCGGCGTTAATCAACACGTAGATATTCCTCCAGAGGGAACTAAGAATCCAG ATGTCAAGCTCTTCGATGAGCCAGCGAACATTTCTGGAAAGCCGGTCATCGTAACAGTCcacctgcaaattttggacATCAATCAGATTGATGACGATTCCCAG GACTTCAGCGTGACCATGTACCTCCGCCAGCAGTGGAAGGACCCGCGACTGGCCTTCAAGGATC CCAAGACGTCCAGCCTGGTGCTCACCGACCCGAGCAAGATCTGGGTGCCTGATTTGATGTTCCTAAATGAGAAGGAGGGCCGGATTCACGACATCACCAGCAACAATGCCTTCATTCGCATTCAAAAGGATGGCGAAGTCCTCTATAGCACGAG GCTGACTGTTGCACTTTCCTGCCCGATGGACCATTCCGAGTTTCCCATGGACGAGCAAATCTGCAAAATCAGCATGGAGAGCt atgCACATCGCAAAGACGAACTGGTGTTCATTTGGAATGATGATCTTGAGCCCGTGGTCATCAATGAAAAACTCACCCTGGACCCATTCGAGCTGCAGGCTTACGGCTACGACTACTGCACCTCCAACACCACCAGCGGTGAATTCAGCTGCATTGTGGTGGAGCTGAGTTTCGGCAGGTCCGCCCTGGAGCAGTACCTCGTGCTGGCTTACCTTCCCGTCGCAGCAATGGTGATCGTTGCCTACCTGACTCTGTGGGTTCCGGAGCGCCGGGGCCCACGCCTCATCTGCGCCCTGTCGGCTTTCGGCGTCACCGCCCTGACCGCCGCTGTGATCACCACCCTGGACCCTGACACCAACGATTCCACGGCACTCGACTGCTGGGCCAAGTGGTCCGTTTTGTTCGCCTTCATTCCAATCCTCGCTATTCTTGTCACTGGATGTGGCCAG atggaCATTGATGATGACGCAGCCAAGGTTGTCGGTACCTTGAACTTCCCCGCCAACTCACTCTTCGAGTCAGCTTTTGTCGTCTTCCttccaattttattcattattttcaatcttgtTTACTGGTTCTACTACTACAGCAACGAAGGCTTGGACGGACTCGGCGCTGAAAagaagtttgaattttaa
- the pasilla gene encoding RNA-binding protein Pasilla isoform X4, whose translation MQWQQSKMAADSGMETCPSPEMPDSRKRPLDSETENGTTKRSHYGGGTEGTFHFKVLVPSIAAGAIIGKGGETIAHLQKDAGARVKMSKANDFYPGTSERVCLISGSIDAIMAVLIFIMEKIKEKPDPNAKPAIDFDNKTAAEREKQVKILVPNSTAGMVIGKGGNFIKQIKEESGSYVQISQKAKDQSLQERCITVIGDIESNKVACSLILQKVVEDPQSGSCLNVSYADVTGPVANFNPTGSPYANVATSGQPTMHNSATFSSTCSLNSAITSVNAMSGIVSHTGSNPLNGGPSLNLSLNLNAPAAASNPSLTAQLLEHIKVTLRTSGYSDQATMEITSAMSTLATYGILGMGLGLAGPSGLAAAAPQATAFLPPGVTPMEAAPSQQANGVGNNGVFGPIGTIGAGLGKMSPTQQRADNFGQLAAAAAAAEGQTFDPFRHQPSPTSMGSPINATLSLNNNSFGLGTQQAINAMCKSPTPAYVKTMMEWLFSRHNITEY comes from the exons ATGCAGTGGCAGCAGTCAAAGATGGCGGCTGACTCGGGTATGGAGACGTGTCCGTCCCCAGAAATGCCCGATTCCAGAAAGAGGCCGCTGGACAGTGAAACGGAAAATGGCACCACGAAGAGGTCACACTACGGAGGAG GTACTGAAGGCACATTCCATTTTAAAGTGCTGGTTCCTAGTATAGCAGCGGGTGCCATCATAGGCAAGGGGGGCGAAACGATAGCTCATCTGCAGAAAGATGCGGGAGCCAGAGTCAAAATGTCTAAAGCCAATGACTTTTACCCTG GAACGTCTGAACGTGTGTGCCTAATTTCTGGTAGTATTGACGCCATAATGGCTgtgcttatttttattatggagaaaataaaagaaaaaccaGACCCAAATGCGAAGCCAGCAATTGATTTTGACAATAAAACGGCAGCGGAAAGGGAGAAGCAGGTCAAGATCTTGGTGCCCAACAGCACTGCAGGAATGGTGATCGGCAAGGGCGGCAACTTTATCAAGCAAATCAAAGAGGAGAGTGGATCTTACGTGCAGATCTCGCAGAAGGCAAAGGACCAGTCCCTGCAGGAGCGTTGCATTACTGTGATAG gaGATATAGAGAGCAACAAGGTAGCTTGTTCTTTAATTCTGCAAAAAGTTGTGGAGGACCCGCAGAGTGGGAGCTGTCTCAACGTGAGCTACGCCGATGTCACTGGGCCAGTAGCAAACTTCAACCCGACTGGTTCTCCGTACGCCAACGTTGCGACCTCTGGTCAACCAACTATGCACAACAGTGCCACTTTCAGCTCAACCTGTAGTCTCAATTCTGCTATAACCTCAG TCAATGCAATGAGTGGCATAGTCAGTCACACTGGATCGAATCCGCTCAACGGAGGCCCCAGTCTCAACCTCAGCCTTAACCTGAACGCGCCCGCCGCGGCCAGCAACCCCTCCCTCACTGCCCAGCTGCTGGAACACATCAAGGTTACCCTGCGCACCAGCGGCTACTCGGACCAGGCCACGATGGAAATCACCTCGGCCATGAGCACACTGGCCACGTACGGCATCCTGGGCATGGGACTGGGACTGGCTGGCCCCTCGGGGCTGGCGGCCGCCGCGCCCCAGGCCACCGCCTTCCTTCCGCCAGGCGTGACCCCCATGGAGGCAGCTCCGTCGCAGCAGGCCAATGGCGTCGGCAACAACGGCGTCTTTGGACCCATCGGCACGATTGGCGCCGGGCTCGGCAAGATGTCGCCAACGCAGCAGCGCGCAGACAACTTTGGCCAGCTGGCAgcagcggccgcggccgccgaaGGCCAGACGTTCGACCCCTTCCGCCACCAGCCGAGCCCGACAAGCATGGGCTCGCCCATCAACGCCACTCTATCGctcaataataattcatttggcCTGGGCACTCAGCAGGCGATCAACGCCATGTGCAAGAGTCCCACGCCAG CCTATGTCAAGACGATGATGGAGTGGCTATTTAGCAGACACAACATCACGGAATACTGA
- the pasilla gene encoding RNA-binding protein Pasilla isoform X2, with the protein MPAEGRVAWRHEGNIFTRPVAVIDGRRSTEGTFHFKVLVPSIAAGAIIGKGGETIAHLQKDAGARVKMSKANDFYPGTSERVCLISGSIDAIMAVLIFIMEKIKEKPDPNAKPAIDFDNKTAAEREKQVKILVPNSTAGMVIGKGGNFIKQIKEESGSYVQISQKAKDQSLQERCITVIGDIESNKVACSLILQKVVEDPQSGSCLNVSYADVTGPVANFNPTGSPYANVATSGQPTMHNSATFSSTCSLNSAITSVNAMSGIVSHTGSNPLNGGPSLNLSLNLNAPAAASNPSLTAQLLEHIKVTLRTSGYSDQATMEITSAMSTLATYGILGMGLGLAGPSGLAAAAPQATAFLPPGVTPMEAAPSQQANGVGNNGVFGPIGTIGAGLGKMSPTQQRADNFGQLAAAAAAAEGQTFDPFRHQPSPTSMGSPINATLSLNNNSFGLGTQQAINAMCKSPTPGELKDMKKVDLEVGENIVGAILGPGGRSLVEIQHLSGANIQISKKGTFAPGTRNRIVSISGIPNAIATAQYLIEQRINEEETKRARNNVLGVLQ; encoded by the exons ATGCCGGCGGAGGGCCGCGTTGCCTGGCGTCACGAGGGAAACATTTTTACCCGGCCCGTGGCAGTTATTGATGGCCGAAGAA GTACTGAAGGCACATTCCATTTTAAAGTGCTGGTTCCTAGTATAGCAGCGGGTGCCATCATAGGCAAGGGGGGCGAAACGATAGCTCATCTGCAGAAAGATGCGGGAGCCAGAGTCAAAATGTCTAAAGCCAATGACTTTTACCCTG GAACGTCTGAACGTGTGTGCCTAATTTCTGGTAGTATTGACGCCATAATGGCTgtgcttatttttattatggagaaaataaaagaaaaaccaGACCCAAATGCGAAGCCAGCAATTGATTTTGACAATAAAACGGCAGCGGAAAGGGAGAAGCAGGTCAAGATCTTGGTGCCCAACAGCACTGCAGGAATGGTGATCGGCAAGGGCGGCAACTTTATCAAGCAAATCAAAGAGGAGAGTGGATCTTACGTGCAGATCTCGCAGAAGGCAAAGGACCAGTCCCTGCAGGAGCGTTGCATTACTGTGATAG gaGATATAGAGAGCAACAAGGTAGCTTGTTCTTTAATTCTGCAAAAAGTTGTGGAGGACCCGCAGAGTGGGAGCTGTCTCAACGTGAGCTACGCCGATGTCACTGGGCCAGTAGCAAACTTCAACCCGACTGGTTCTCCGTACGCCAACGTTGCGACCTCTGGTCAACCAACTATGCACAACAGTGCCACTTTCAGCTCAACCTGTAGTCTCAATTCTGCTATAACCTCAG TCAATGCAATGAGTGGCATAGTCAGTCACACTGGATCGAATCCGCTCAACGGAGGCCCCAGTCTCAACCTCAGCCTTAACCTGAACGCGCCCGCCGCGGCCAGCAACCCCTCCCTCACTGCCCAGCTGCTGGAACACATCAAGGTTACCCTGCGCACCAGCGGCTACTCGGACCAGGCCACGATGGAAATCACCTCGGCCATGAGCACACTGGCCACGTACGGCATCCTGGGCATGGGACTGGGACTGGCTGGCCCCTCGGGGCTGGCGGCCGCCGCGCCCCAGGCCACCGCCTTCCTTCCGCCAGGCGTGACCCCCATGGAGGCAGCTCCGTCGCAGCAGGCCAATGGCGTCGGCAACAACGGCGTCTTTGGACCCATCGGCACGATTGGCGCCGGGCTCGGCAAGATGTCGCCAACGCAGCAGCGCGCAGACAACTTTGGCCAGCTGGCAgcagcggccgcggccgccgaaGGCCAGACGTTCGACCCCTTCCGCCACCAGCCGAGCCCGACAAGCATGGGCTCGCCCATCAACGCCACTCTATCGctcaataataattcatttggcCTGGGCACTCAGCAGGCGATCAACGCCATGTGCAAGAGTCCCACGCCAGGTGAGCTCAAGGATATGAAAAAGGTAGACTTGGAAGTAGGTGAGAATATTGTAGGTGCTATTTTGGGGCCCGGAGGCAGGTCTCTAGTGGAGATTCAACATCTTAGTGGTGCtaacattcaaatttccaaGAAGGGCACCTTCGCGCCAGGCACGAGAAACCGCATAGTGTCGATATCGGGCATCCCAAACGCAATCGCCACGGCTCAGTATCTTATAGAGCAACGAATCAATGAGGAAGAAACCAAGCGAGCCCGCAACAATGTACTCGGCGTGCTACAATAA
- the pasilla gene encoding RNA-binding protein Pasilla isoform X1: MQWQQSKMAADSGMETCPSPEMPDSRKRPLDSETENGTTKRSHYGGGTEGTFHFKVLVPSIAAGAIIGKGGETIAHLQKDAGARVKMSKANDFYPGTSERVCLISGSIDAIMAVLIFIMEKIKEKPDPNAKPAIDFDNKTAAEREKQVKILVPNSTAGMVIGKGGNFIKQIKEESGSYVQISQKAKDQSLQERCITVIGDIESNKVACSLILQKVVEDPQSGSCLNVSYADVTGPVANFNPTGSPYANVATSGQPTMHNSATFSSTCSLNSAITSVNAMSGIVSHTGSNPLNGGPSLNLSLNLNAPAAASNPSLTAQLLEHIKVTLRTSGYSDQATMEITSAMSTLATYGILGMGLGLAGPSGLAAAAPQATAFLPPGVTPMEAAPSQQANGVGNNGVFGPIGTIGAGLGKMSPTQQRADNFGQLAAAAAAAEGQTFDPFRHQPSPTSMGSPINATLSLNNNSFGLGTQQAINAMCKSPTPGELKDMKKVDLEVGENIVGAILGPGGRSLVEIQHLSGANIQISKKGTFAPGTRNRIVSISGIPNAIATAQYLIEQRINEEETKRARNNVLGVLQ; the protein is encoded by the exons ATGCAGTGGCAGCAGTCAAAGATGGCGGCTGACTCGGGTATGGAGACGTGTCCGTCCCCAGAAATGCCCGATTCCAGAAAGAGGCCGCTGGACAGTGAAACGGAAAATGGCACCACGAAGAGGTCACACTACGGAGGAG GTACTGAAGGCACATTCCATTTTAAAGTGCTGGTTCCTAGTATAGCAGCGGGTGCCATCATAGGCAAGGGGGGCGAAACGATAGCTCATCTGCAGAAAGATGCGGGAGCCAGAGTCAAAATGTCTAAAGCCAATGACTTTTACCCTG GAACGTCTGAACGTGTGTGCCTAATTTCTGGTAGTATTGACGCCATAATGGCTgtgcttatttttattatggagaaaataaaagaaaaaccaGACCCAAATGCGAAGCCAGCAATTGATTTTGACAATAAAACGGCAGCGGAAAGGGAGAAGCAGGTCAAGATCTTGGTGCCCAACAGCACTGCAGGAATGGTGATCGGCAAGGGCGGCAACTTTATCAAGCAAATCAAAGAGGAGAGTGGATCTTACGTGCAGATCTCGCAGAAGGCAAAGGACCAGTCCCTGCAGGAGCGTTGCATTACTGTGATAG gaGATATAGAGAGCAACAAGGTAGCTTGTTCTTTAATTCTGCAAAAAGTTGTGGAGGACCCGCAGAGTGGGAGCTGTCTCAACGTGAGCTACGCCGATGTCACTGGGCCAGTAGCAAACTTCAACCCGACTGGTTCTCCGTACGCCAACGTTGCGACCTCTGGTCAACCAACTATGCACAACAGTGCCACTTTCAGCTCAACCTGTAGTCTCAATTCTGCTATAACCTCAG TCAATGCAATGAGTGGCATAGTCAGTCACACTGGATCGAATCCGCTCAACGGAGGCCCCAGTCTCAACCTCAGCCTTAACCTGAACGCGCCCGCCGCGGCCAGCAACCCCTCCCTCACTGCCCAGCTGCTGGAACACATCAAGGTTACCCTGCGCACCAGCGGCTACTCGGACCAGGCCACGATGGAAATCACCTCGGCCATGAGCACACTGGCCACGTACGGCATCCTGGGCATGGGACTGGGACTGGCTGGCCCCTCGGGGCTGGCGGCCGCCGCGCCCCAGGCCACCGCCTTCCTTCCGCCAGGCGTGACCCCCATGGAGGCAGCTCCGTCGCAGCAGGCCAATGGCGTCGGCAACAACGGCGTCTTTGGACCCATCGGCACGATTGGCGCCGGGCTCGGCAAGATGTCGCCAACGCAGCAGCGCGCAGACAACTTTGGCCAGCTGGCAgcagcggccgcggccgccgaaGGCCAGACGTTCGACCCCTTCCGCCACCAGCCGAGCCCGACAAGCATGGGCTCGCCCATCAACGCCACTCTATCGctcaataataattcatttggcCTGGGCACTCAGCAGGCGATCAACGCCATGTGCAAGAGTCCCACGCCAGGTGAGCTCAAGGATATGAAAAAGGTAGACTTGGAAGTAGGTGAGAATATTGTAGGTGCTATTTTGGGGCCCGGAGGCAGGTCTCTAGTGGAGATTCAACATCTTAGTGGTGCtaacattcaaatttccaaGAAGGGCACCTTCGCGCCAGGCACGAGAAACCGCATAGTGTCGATATCGGGCATCCCAAACGCAATCGCCACGGCTCAGTATCTTATAGAGCAACGAATCAATGAGGAAGAAACCAAGCGAGCCCGCAACAATGTACTCGGCGTGCTACAATAA
- the LOC135947798 gene encoding ribosomal protein S6 kinase delta-1, whose translation MALNSDGWVRRFLVTDPQRHRRGFTVYKVTSIVYPVSSPEAVTKMVVWKRYNDFKKLHRELQSRHEKLYLKGAFPPFCKPSVFGRFEEEVVEERRMCALKLLEFAAEHVALFTSQVFVKFFESGYTMTHTHQQKDDRRDIEFLDDSENSEDPILPESLLKPISNIPRMPSVDSSEMLRTETVWTINPSRSDDTVSLGSSFSSDDGGRTSDTESPSTVSSPGKSESSKDLLSFFDPLRQAVASKFSAKNENNQQLLSTMQDTQVSASVDDGTCHGAGYIFEAACQVSQAQQHEANGHFEGAFESYKLGIGILLNGVQADSDTVRRQVVREKTAKYLVKAEKIYNCHLLNKEDRAKRIAKAVEKLLCPIIELRSFKVLGVIGKCMLVQDTSLSSEETFVIKTFWKSPCALAKSVTTIIPQEVPYFVQCLKYFETDSTIFTVLEFISHGKLWDQLGNSNMSSNYHVFLKANLSAQQNSSNTHEPQQNPLSPLSPDNSEGLPPMAQDLTELDDENCNTMEATGGSEQRPGRVIKLPWMEMDTSELVQNAQKLLQSVSITLQKGDKVESTARSEKPTTVQYFPKKENSIEQKKELEERSRERLRRSSSRSRSTTAHLPKSGRVIERRYSYDDLLDGRSSLDASGRRSSKPLDISIKQRLPEDCVRVLAAQTIIALEALHSQGIFYGDLNPENVLLDENGSVKLSFIGQWPNVDRHVDSKMCNNMYTAPEVSSIQTVNSVSDWWSLGAIIFELLTGKTLLSCHPGGIHSHSILNFPDWISAEANSLLTELLKADQFERLGCGSQGVENLKSHPFFKNVDWEALMQHGMRMFSLT comes from the exons ATGGCTCTCAACAGCGACGGCTGGGTCAGGAGATTCCTGGTCACTGACCCGCAAAGGCACCGCCGGGGATTCACAGTCTACAAAGTCACGTCGATC GTTTACCCTGTATCGTCGCCAGAAGCAGTTACGAAAATGGTCGTCTGGAAGCGCTACAACGATTTCAAGAAACTGCACAGAGAACTGCAGAGCAGACATGAGAAGTTGTATTTGAAAGGAGCCTTTCCTCCTTTTTGTAAACCTAGTGTTTTTGGCCG CTTCGAGGAGGAGGTGGTTGAGGAGCGGCGGATGTGCGCATTGAAACTTTTGGAGTTTGCTGCCGAGCATGTTGCTCTCTTCACCAGCCAAGTTTTCGTGAAGTTTTTTGAG TCTGGCTACACTATGACACACACTCACCAGCAGAAGGACGACCGTAGAGATATTGAGTTTTTGGACGATTCTGAAAACTCTGAAGACCCAATTTTACCTGAATCTCTTTTGAAGCCAATTAGCAACATCCCTAGAATGCCGTCTGTGGACTCCTCAGAAATGCTaag aaCTGAGACTGTTTGGACCATAAATCCGTCAAGGAGCGACGACACAGTCAGTTTGGGTAGCTCTTTCAGCTCGGATGATGGCGGGAGAACGTCTGACACTGAATCGCCGAGTACGGTCAGCTCTCCAGGAAAGAGTGAAAGTTCCAAGGATCTCTTATCTTTCTTTGATCCTTTGAGGCAAGCCGTAGCTTCCAAATTCTCCGCAAAAAACGAGAACAATCAGCAGCTTTTGTCAACAATGCAAGAC ACACAAGTATCAGCTTCAGTCGACGATGGAACTTGCCACGGGGCaggatatatttttgaagCAGCCTGCCAAGTCAGTCAAGCTCAACAGCATGAGGCAAACGGCCACTTTGAAGGCGCTTTTGAGTCTTACAAATTGGGAATTGGGATTCTCTTGAATGGAGTGCAAG CGGACTCTGACACTGTCCGGCGTCAGGTGGTTAGGGAGAAAACCGCCAAGTATTTGGTGAAAGCTGAGAAAATCTACAACTgtcatttattaaacaaagaAGACCGAGCAAAACGAATA GCTAAAGCggttgaaaaattgctgtgCCCGATCATTGAATTGCGAAGCTTCAAAGTCCTCGGTGTTATCGGAAAATGCATGCTTGTGCAAGACACATCTCTTTCAAGTGAAGAAACTTTTGTTATAAAG ACATTCTGGAAATCTCCTTGCGCTTTGGCCAAATCTGTAACAACTATCATTCCCCAGGAGGTGCCATATTTTGTGCAGtgcctaaaatattttgagactgATTCAACTATTTTCACAGTTCTGGAATTTATCAG CCACGGAAAATTGTGGGACCAGCTTGGCAACTCGAACATGAGTTCAAATTATCACgtgtttttaaaagcaaacctATCGGCTCAACAAAACTCTTCCAATACTCACGAACCCCAACAAAATCCTCTGTCTCCTCTTTCACCGGACAACAGCGAGGGCCTACCCCCCATGGCCCAAGACCTCACCGAACTGGATGATGAAAACTGCAACACAATGGAAGCCACTGGCGGCTCTGAGCAGCGACCTGGCCGCGTCATCAAGCTGCCCTGGATGGAGATGGACACTTCAGAACTTGTGCAGAATGCGCAGAAGCTGCTCCAGTCAGTCAGCATCACGCTCCAGAAAGGCGACAAAGTTGAAAGCACCGCCCGTTCAGAGAAGCCTACCACGGTCCAGTACTTCCCCAAGAAGGAGAACTCCATCGAGCAGAAAAAGGAGCTAGAAGAGAGGTCCAGGGAAAGGCTGCGTCGATCCTCCAGCCGCAGCAGATCCACCACAGCTCATTTGCCCAAGAGCGGAAGGGTCATCGAGCGACGTTACAGCTATGAC GATTTGCTGGATGGACGAAGCAGCCTTGATGCCAGCGGCAGACGCAGTTCAAAGCCTTTAGATATTTCTATAAAGCAGCGCCTCCCTGAAGACTGTGTGCGGGTGCTGGCAGCGCAGACCATCATTGCACTCGAAGCTCTGCACAGCCAGGGAATTTTTTATGG tgaCCTCAATCCTGAAAACGTCCTTTTGGACGAGAACGGCAGCGTCAAGCTCTCGTTTATCGGACAGTGGCCCAACGTTGACCGACATGTCGACTCGAAAATGTGCAACAACATGTATACTGCACCAGAAGTGAGCAGCATCCAAACCGTGAACAGCGTCTCTGATTGGTGGAGTCTCGGCGCTATTATTTTCGAGCTGTTGACTGGCAAG ACTCTGCTAAGCTGCCACCCTGGAGGAATCCATAGTCACTCTATTCTAAATTTCCCTGATTGGATTTCTGCTGAGGCTAATTCACTTCTTACAGAG CTGCTGAAGGCAGACCAGTTTGAACGGTTGGGCTGTGGAAGTCAAGGtgttgagaatttaaaaagtcaTCCATTTTTCAAGAACGTTGACTGGGAGGCATTAATGCAACATGGTATGAGGATGTTCAGTCTGACGTAA